The proteins below come from a single Malus domestica chromosome 03, GDT2T_hap1 genomic window:
- the LOC103427847 gene encoding DUF21 domain-containing protein At1g55930, chloroplastic-like isoform X2 encodes MALESFILSPNKFISGSKSWNFLCCNGQTKFPVKVLLRNNRYPFRFGPNCIGSGGFKKFLAPRLEGVDVVVNKARLEALGEDSGSVGGTNAVSGSKFDFVKELVKCGVVLAAVVCGVLIYGCRRAFAVEGVINAGYGVIGQSILLLRNAWPKTLLVLQVFKEQGLILAALLGLSAFFSMAETSITTLWPWKVRELAEKESENGVFKLLRNDVTRFLTTILIGTTVVNIGATALVTDAATAIFGEAGVTAATGVMTVAILLLTEITPKSVAVHNPTEVARFVVRPVAWLSLVLYPVGRIVTYLSMGMLKILGLKGRSEPYVTEEELKLMLRGAELSGAIEEEEQDMIENVLEIKDTHVREVMTPLVDVVAIDASATLVDFHDLWVTHQYSRVPVFEQRVDNIVGIAYAMDLLDYVQKGELLESTSVGDMAQKPAYFVPDSMSVWNLLREFRIRKVHMAVVLNEYGGTVGIVTLEDVVEEIVGEIFDENDSKEEIQKKTGYIVMRAEGIYDVDANTSIDQLSEDLNVKMPEGHQYETVSGFICEAFGYIPRTGESIKVVLENENDEAIDETKSDNQDKKEKHQIFKIEILAGNARKVGAVRFERIENDAATLETKEVTRLVPKIMKRKWSGDQDSDGTDYDEDSFQKRPQNTISDEHEDAVDNVSRH; translated from the exons ATGGCGCTCGAGTCTTTTATTCTATCTCCGAATAAGTTCATTTCCGGGTCGAAATCATGGAATTTCTTGTGTTGCAATGGGCAAACAAAGTTTCCGGTGAAGGTTTTGCTGCGAAATAACCGGTACCCATTTCGATTTGGGCCGAATTGTATCGGTAGTGGCGGTTTTAAGAAGTTCTTGGCTCCAAGGTTAGAAGGAGTCGACGTGGTGGTTAATAAAGCTCGTTTGGAAGCTTTAGGCGAAGATAGTGGGAGTGTGGGTGGTACAAATGCTGTTTCGGGTTCAAAGTTTGATTTCGTTAAGGAATTGGTGAAGTGCGGAGTTGTTTTGGCAGCTGTGGTTTGTGGGGTTTTAATTTATGGGTGTAGAAGAGCTTTTGCTGTGGAGGGTGTGATCAATGCAGGCTACGGGGTTATTGGGCAGAGCATATTGTTGCTGAGGAATGCCTGGCCCAAGACATTGCTGGTTCTTCAGGTTTTCAAAGAGCAGGGTTTGATTTTGGCCGCGCTTTTGGGTCTCTCGGCGTTTTTTTCAATGGCGGAGACTTCAATTACAACGTTGTGGCCCTGGAAG GTGCGTGAGTTGGCTGAGAAAGAGTCTGAAAATGGCGTCTTCAAATTGCTTCGCAACGATGTTACTCGGTTCTTGACAACCATACTTATTGGCACAAC TGTTGTCAATATTGGAGCAACTGCTTTAGTTACAGATGCTGCAACGGCAATATTTGGTGAAGCTGGTGTCACCGCAGCAACTGGAGTAATGACT GTTGCTATTTTGCTCCTCactgaaataactccaaaaagTGTTGCTGTTCACAATCCCACAGAGGTTGCTAGGTTTGTG GTTAGGCCAGTGGCGTGGCTTTCTTTGGTATTATACCCCGTGGGGAGAATTGTTACATATCTATCGATGGGGATGCTAAAAATACTTGGATTAAAAGGAAGAAG TGAACCGTATGTTACTGAAGAGGAGTTAAAACTGATGCTGCGGGGGGCAGAGTTGAGTGGGGCAATAGAGGAGGAAGAACAG GATATGATCGAAAATGTGTTGGAGATTAAAGACACACATGTTAGAGAGGTGATGACGCCTCTCGTAGATGTAGTTGCCATTGATGCCAGTGCAACGCTAGTTGATTTTCACGACTTGTGGGTAACTCATCAATATTCAAG GGTACCTGTATTTGAACAGCGCGTTGACAATATTGTAGGAATTGCATATGCAATGGATCTACTGGATTATGTTCAGAAG GGTGAGCTACTAGAAAGTACTAGTGTCGGGGATATGGCTCAGAAACCTGCTTACTTTGTGCCTG ATTCAATGTCCGTTTGGAATCTCCTTAGGGAGTTCCGCATTCGAAAGGTTCACATGGCCGTAGTTCTTAACGAATACGGTGGAACTGTAGGG ATAGTAACCCTGGAAGATGTGGTTGAGGAAATTGTTGGGGAAATATTTGACGAAAATGATTCAAAA GAGGAGATTCAGAAAAAAACTGGCTACATTGTGATGCGTGCAGAGGGTATATATGATGTGGATGCAAACACGTCTATTGATCAACTCTCTGAAGATCTAAATGTCAAGATGCCAGAG GGTCATCAATATGAGACTGTATCAGGTTTTATATGTGAGGCATTTGGATATATCCCAAGGACGGGTGagagcatcaaagttgttcttgaaaatgaaaatgatgagGCGATTGACGAGACCAAGTCTGACAATCAggataaaaaagaaaagcaccaaatttttaaaattgag ATACTAGCTGGAAATGCCAGAAAGGTTGGTGCTGTTCGATTTGAAAGGATAGAGAACGATGCTGCTACATTGGAGACCAAAGAGGTGACCCGCTTGGTTCCCAAAATCATGAAAAGAAAGTGGAGTGGTGATCAGGACTCAGACGGTACAGACTATGACGAGGATTCATTTCAGAAGAGACCACAGAATACCATATCTGATGAACATGAAGACGCTGTTGATAATGTCAGTAGACATTAG
- the LOC103427847 gene encoding DUF21 domain-containing protein At1g55930, chloroplastic-like isoform X1, whose protein sequence is MALESFILSPNKFISGSKSWNFLCCNGQTKFPVKVLLRNNRYPFRFGPNCIGSGGFKKFLAPRLEGVDVVVNKARLEALGEDSGSVGGTNAVSGSKFDFVKELVKCGVVLAAVVCGVLIYGCRRAFAVEGVINAGYGVIGQSILLLRNAWPKTLLVLQVFKEQGLILAALLGLSAFFSMAETSITTLWPWKVRELAEKESENGVFKLLRNDVTRFLTTILIGTTVVNIGATALVTDAATAIFGEAGVTAATGVMTVAILLLTEITPKSVAVHNPTEVARFVVRPVAWLSLVLYPVGRIVTYLSMGMLKILGLKGRSEPYVTEEELKLMLRGAELSGAIEEEEQDMIENVLEIKDTHVREVMTPLVDVVAIDASATLVDFHDLWVTHQYSRVPVFEQRVDNIVGIAYAMDLLDYVQKCAELYICLILKGELLESTSVGDMAQKPAYFVPDSMSVWNLLREFRIRKVHMAVVLNEYGGTVGIVTLEDVVEEIVGEIFDENDSKEEIQKKTGYIVMRAEGIYDVDANTSIDQLSEDLNVKMPEGHQYETVSGFICEAFGYIPRTGESIKVVLENENDEAIDETKSDNQDKKEKHQIFKIEILAGNARKVGAVRFERIENDAATLETKEVTRLVPKIMKRKWSGDQDSDGTDYDEDSFQKRPQNTISDEHEDAVDNVSRH, encoded by the exons ATGGCGCTCGAGTCTTTTATTCTATCTCCGAATAAGTTCATTTCCGGGTCGAAATCATGGAATTTCTTGTGTTGCAATGGGCAAACAAAGTTTCCGGTGAAGGTTTTGCTGCGAAATAACCGGTACCCATTTCGATTTGGGCCGAATTGTATCGGTAGTGGCGGTTTTAAGAAGTTCTTGGCTCCAAGGTTAGAAGGAGTCGACGTGGTGGTTAATAAAGCTCGTTTGGAAGCTTTAGGCGAAGATAGTGGGAGTGTGGGTGGTACAAATGCTGTTTCGGGTTCAAAGTTTGATTTCGTTAAGGAATTGGTGAAGTGCGGAGTTGTTTTGGCAGCTGTGGTTTGTGGGGTTTTAATTTATGGGTGTAGAAGAGCTTTTGCTGTGGAGGGTGTGATCAATGCAGGCTACGGGGTTATTGGGCAGAGCATATTGTTGCTGAGGAATGCCTGGCCCAAGACATTGCTGGTTCTTCAGGTTTTCAAAGAGCAGGGTTTGATTTTGGCCGCGCTTTTGGGTCTCTCGGCGTTTTTTTCAATGGCGGAGACTTCAATTACAACGTTGTGGCCCTGGAAG GTGCGTGAGTTGGCTGAGAAAGAGTCTGAAAATGGCGTCTTCAAATTGCTTCGCAACGATGTTACTCGGTTCTTGACAACCATACTTATTGGCACAAC TGTTGTCAATATTGGAGCAACTGCTTTAGTTACAGATGCTGCAACGGCAATATTTGGTGAAGCTGGTGTCACCGCAGCAACTGGAGTAATGACT GTTGCTATTTTGCTCCTCactgaaataactccaaaaagTGTTGCTGTTCACAATCCCACAGAGGTTGCTAGGTTTGTG GTTAGGCCAGTGGCGTGGCTTTCTTTGGTATTATACCCCGTGGGGAGAATTGTTACATATCTATCGATGGGGATGCTAAAAATACTTGGATTAAAAGGAAGAAG TGAACCGTATGTTACTGAAGAGGAGTTAAAACTGATGCTGCGGGGGGCAGAGTTGAGTGGGGCAATAGAGGAGGAAGAACAG GATATGATCGAAAATGTGTTGGAGATTAAAGACACACATGTTAGAGAGGTGATGACGCCTCTCGTAGATGTAGTTGCCATTGATGCCAGTGCAACGCTAGTTGATTTTCACGACTTGTGGGTAACTCATCAATATTCAAG GGTACCTGTATTTGAACAGCGCGTTGACAATATTGTAGGAATTGCATATGCAATGGATCTACTGGATTATGTTCAGAAG TGTGCAGAACTGTACATATGTTTGATTTTGAAGGGTGAGCTACTAGAAAGTACTAGTGTCGGGGATATGGCTCAGAAACCTGCTTACTTTGTGCCTG ATTCAATGTCCGTTTGGAATCTCCTTAGGGAGTTCCGCATTCGAAAGGTTCACATGGCCGTAGTTCTTAACGAATACGGTGGAACTGTAGGG ATAGTAACCCTGGAAGATGTGGTTGAGGAAATTGTTGGGGAAATATTTGACGAAAATGATTCAAAA GAGGAGATTCAGAAAAAAACTGGCTACATTGTGATGCGTGCAGAGGGTATATATGATGTGGATGCAAACACGTCTATTGATCAACTCTCTGAAGATCTAAATGTCAAGATGCCAGAG GGTCATCAATATGAGACTGTATCAGGTTTTATATGTGAGGCATTTGGATATATCCCAAGGACGGGTGagagcatcaaagttgttcttgaaaatgaaaatgatgagGCGATTGACGAGACCAAGTCTGACAATCAggataaaaaagaaaagcaccaaatttttaaaattgag ATACTAGCTGGAAATGCCAGAAAGGTTGGTGCTGTTCGATTTGAAAGGATAGAGAACGATGCTGCTACATTGGAGACCAAAGAGGTGACCCGCTTGGTTCCCAAAATCATGAAAAGAAAGTGGAGTGGTGATCAGGACTCAGACGGTACAGACTATGACGAGGATTCATTTCAGAAGAGACCACAGAATACCATATCTGATGAACATGAAGACGCTGTTGATAATGTCAGTAGACATTAG